A single genomic interval of Zunongwangia sp. HGR-M22 harbors:
- the trhO gene encoding oxygen-dependent tRNA uridine(34) hydroxylase TrhO, with amino-acid sequence MQLYNKLSAKEREALIEEAGEDRLTLSFYAYAKIGNPNLFRDHLFVAWNSMDVLGRIYVANEGINAQLSVPAKRFNEFKDFIDGIYFLEGCRLNIAIEQDSKSFLKLKVKVRDKIVADGLNDANFDVTNKGIHVDAATFNQLLDDPKTVCVDMRNHYESEIGHFQGAVTPDVDTFRDSLPIIEKDLEEHKEDKNLLMYCTGGIRCEKASAYYKHRGFQNVYQLEGGIIEYARQVKNQQLENKFIGKNFVFDHRRSERITEDVIAHCHQCGKPCDTHVNCANEACHLLFIQCEECAMEMNNCCSEDCMKINSLPYEQQKELRKGKGNSNKIFKKGRSEVLKYKS; translated from the coding sequence ATGCAACTGTACAACAAACTAAGCGCTAAAGAAAGAGAAGCATTAATCGAGGAAGCTGGTGAAGACAGGCTTACGCTCTCTTTTTATGCCTACGCTAAAATAGGCAATCCTAATCTTTTTAGAGATCATCTTTTTGTAGCCTGGAATTCGATGGATGTTCTGGGTAGAATATATGTGGCGAACGAAGGTATTAATGCTCAGCTTTCTGTCCCGGCAAAAAGATTCAATGAATTTAAAGATTTTATAGACGGAATTTATTTCTTAGAAGGTTGTCGTCTAAACATTGCGATCGAACAGGATTCTAAATCTTTTTTGAAATTAAAAGTGAAAGTTCGGGATAAAATTGTTGCAGATGGTTTAAACGATGCGAACTTTGATGTTACTAACAAAGGGATTCATGTAGATGCTGCTACATTTAATCAGTTACTAGACGATCCAAAAACGGTTTGTGTAGATATGCGAAACCACTACGAAAGTGAAATTGGTCATTTTCAAGGAGCGGTTACTCCAGATGTAGATACTTTTAGGGATTCGCTTCCAATTATAGAAAAAGATCTTGAAGAGCACAAAGAAGATAAAAACCTGTTAATGTATTGCACTGGTGGAATTCGTTGTGAAAAAGCAAGTGCCTATTATAAGCATCGCGGATTTCAGAATGTGTACCAATTGGAGGGCGGAATAATAGAATATGCCCGCCAGGTTAAAAATCAGCAATTGGAAAATAAATTTATCGGTAAAAACTTTGTTTTCGATCATCGACGTTCAGAGCGTATCACAGAGGATGTAATTGCACATTGCCACCAATGCGGCAAACCTTGTGATACCCATGTTAATTGTGCAAATGAAGCGTGTCATTTACTATTTATTCAGTGTGAAGAATGTGCGATGGAAATGAACAATTGCTGCAGCGAAGATTGTATGAAAATAAATTCCCTTCCTTACGAACAACAAAAAGAGCTTAGAAAAGGAAAAGGAAACAGCAATAAAATTTTTAAGAAAGGCCGCTCTGAAGTTTTAAAATATAAGAGTTAA
- a CDS encoding lysophospholipid acyltransferase family protein — protein sequence MRFLKNIAIAVWRIWFYVLLVVPIIIMLPILVVFTSSERFYPQFFFCARMWAKFIIFGMGFYRKVVGGQKLEKGYSYMFVANHCSIIDIMLMLSTINHPFVFVGKKELVKIPIFGFFYKRTCILVDRKNPQSRQAVFNEAQRRLKQGNSICIFPEGGVPDDESIVLDEFKEGAFKLAIDHQIPIVPLTFHDTKKRFSYTFFSGSPGKLRVKIHDFISTKGKTQQDRKALKLQNREVILQELNNPTVN from the coding sequence ATGCGTTTTCTAAAAAATATTGCTATTGCGGTATGGAGAATTTGGTTCTATGTTTTACTCGTAGTGCCAATAATCATTATGTTACCTATATTGGTAGTGTTTACTTCATCGGAACGATTTTATCCTCAATTCTTCTTTTGCGCAAGAATGTGGGCCAAATTTATCATTTTTGGAATGGGATTTTATCGCAAAGTTGTTGGTGGGCAGAAGTTGGAAAAAGGTTACAGCTATATGTTTGTAGCCAATCACTGTTCTATTATCGATATCATGTTAATGCTTTCTACGATAAACCATCCTTTCGTTTTTGTTGGAAAAAAAGAACTAGTGAAAATTCCCATTTTTGGATTTTTCTATAAACGAACCTGTATTCTGGTAGATCGCAAAAATCCACAAAGTAGGCAAGCGGTTTTTAATGAAGCGCAAAGAAGATTAAAGCAAGGCAACAGCATTTGTATTTTTCCGGAAGGGGGCGTTCCCGATGATGAAAGTATTGTTTTAGACGAATTTAAAGAAGGAGCTTTTAAGCTGGCTATAGACCATCAAATACCTATCGTTCCGCTAACATTTCACGATACTAAAAAGCGTTTTTCCTACACTTTCTTTTCTGGAAGCCCCGGGAAGTTGAGAGTTAAGATCCACGATTTTATATCGACCAAAGGGAAAACCCAGCAAGACCGTAAAGCACTAAAGCTGCAAAATAGGGAGGTTATTCTTCAGGAATTAAACAATCCAACCGTAAATTAA
- the recA gene encoding recombinase RecA: MSNDKEKEAKLKALKLTLDKMDKTYGKGTVMKMGDQAVVDVPSISTGSLGLDLALGVGGYPRGRVIEIYGPESSGKTTLTLHAIAETQKTGGIAAFIDAEHAFDRFYAEKLGVDIENLIISQPDNGEQALEIADNLIRSGAIDIIVIDSVAALTPKSEIEGEMGDSKMGLHARLMSQALRKLTSTISKTNCTVIFINQLREKIGVMFGNPETTTGGNALKFYASVRLDIRRSTQIKNSSSEVMGNKTRVKVVKNKVAPPFKTAEFDIMYGEGVSKIGEIIDIGVDYEIIKKSGSWFSYEDTKLGQGRDAVKTILKDNPDLMDELEVKIKDAIKVAKEES, translated from the coding sequence ATGAGTAACGATAAAGAAAAAGAGGCAAAATTAAAAGCATTAAAGCTTACCCTGGATAAGATGGACAAAACTTATGGAAAGGGTACGGTAATGAAAATGGGAGATCAAGCAGTTGTTGATGTTCCTTCGATTTCTACCGGTTCTTTAGGCTTAGATTTAGCACTAGGTGTTGGAGGTTATCCAAGAGGAAGAGTGATAGAAATTTATGGTCCAGAATCTTCTGGTAAAACTACGCTTACTTTACACGCCATTGCCGAAACCCAAAAAACCGGAGGGATTGCAGCTTTTATTGATGCAGAACATGCTTTTGATAGATTTTATGCTGAAAAGCTAGGGGTGGATATAGAAAATTTAATAATCTCGCAACCAGATAATGGTGAACAGGCTCTGGAAATTGCCGATAACTTAATTAGATCTGGAGCTATCGATATTATTGTAATCGACTCGGTTGCAGCTCTTACTCCAAAAAGTGAGATCGAAGGAGAAATGGGAGACTCAAAAATGGGATTACATGCTCGTTTGATGTCTCAGGCACTTAGAAAATTAACCTCTACAATTAGTAAGACAAATTGTACAGTGATCTTCATTAACCAGCTTCGTGAGAAAATTGGGGTAATGTTTGGAAATCCTGAAACAACTACTGGTGGTAACGCACTTAAGTTCTATGCTTCAGTACGTTTAGATATTAGAAGATCTACTCAGATTAAAAACAGCAGTAGTGAGGTAATGGGTAATAAGACCAGGGTGAAAGTGGTGAAGAACAAAGTAGCACCACCATTTAAAACTGCCGAATTTGATATTATGTATGGGGAAGGAGTTTCTAAAATTGGTGAAATTATCGATATAGGTGTTGACTACGAAATAATTAAAAAAAGTGGTTCTTGGTTTAGTTATGAAGACACCAAACTTGGGCAAGGTCGTGATGCGGTAAAAACCATCTTAAAAGACAATCCAGATCTAATGGATGAACTGGAAGTTAAAATAAAAGATGCAATAAAAGTTGCAAAAGAAGAATCTTAA
- a CDS encoding gliding motility lipoprotein GldH: MRSNFILVCTVISLFLWSCDSKMVYDEYKSINEWNKDSIVTFNIGELDSLKAYNLFIDIRNNSKFKYSNLYLITEIQFPKGKVISDTLEYKMAEPNGEWLGTGFGDVKENKLWYKENVKFKEPGDYQVNIRHAMRKNGDVDGIENLEGITDVGFRIEKTTQNN; this comes from the coding sequence ATGCGAAGTAATTTTATTCTGGTTTGTACTGTAATCAGCTTATTTCTGTGGAGTTGTGATTCCAAAATGGTTTATGATGAATATAAATCTATTAATGAGTGGAATAAAGATTCTATAGTTACGTTTAACATTGGAGAATTGGATTCTCTAAAAGCTTATAATTTATTTATCGATATTAGAAATAACAGTAAGTTTAAGTATAGCAACTTATATTTAATTACTGAAATTCAATTCCCAAAAGGAAAGGTGATAAGCGACACCTTAGAATATAAAATGGCTGAACCTAACGGCGAATGGCTTGGTACAGGATTTGGTGATGTAAAAGAAAACAAACTTTGGTATAAAGAAAATGTAAAATTTAAAGAACCAGGAGATTATCAAGTTAATATTAGACATGCCATGCGTAAGAATGGTGATGTAGATGGAATAGAAAATTTAGAAGGAATCACAGATGTTGGTTTCAGAATAGAAAAAACGACACAGAATAATTAG
- the trpS gene encoding tryptophan--tRNA ligase, with the protein MSRILTGVQSTGTPHLGNLLGAIMPAIRMANSPENDSFIFIADMHSLTQIKDAETLRNNTYSVAATWLACGIDIDKTVFYRQSDIPQTSELTWYLSCFFPYQRLTLAHSFKDKADRLEDVNAGLFTYPMLMAADILLYDAEIVPVGKDQLQHLEITRDVASRFHAKMGETFVIPEAKVEENILFVPGTDGSKMSKSKDNTINIFQTDKKLRKQIMGIQTDSTPLEEPKNPDTCNVFNIYKLLGSEEQNADLRQKYEAGGFGYGHAKQALFELVKETFAEQREKYEYYINNLEEIDKALAIGKEKATAVASDVLKRVRQKLGY; encoded by the coding sequence ATGTCTAGAATACTAACGGGAGTACAAAGTACAGGAACTCCTCATTTAGGAAATTTACTGGGGGCTATTATGCCTGCTATAAGAATGGCGAACAGCCCAGAAAATGATTCCTTCATTTTCATTGCAGATATGCATTCTCTAACACAAATTAAAGATGCTGAAACTTTAAGAAATAACACCTACTCTGTCGCTGCCACATGGCTTGCCTGTGGTATTGATATAGACAAAACGGTATTTTACAGACAAAGTGATATCCCTCAAACCAGTGAGCTTACCTGGTATTTAAGCTGCTTTTTTCCTTATCAACGACTTACTTTAGCACATTCGTTTAAAGATAAAGCAGATCGTCTAGAAGATGTAAATGCCGGGCTTTTTACGTACCCAATGCTTATGGCTGCAGATATTCTATTATATGATGCTGAAATTGTTCCTGTTGGGAAAGACCAGTTACAACATTTAGAAATTACCAGAGATGTAGCCTCTCGTTTTCACGCTAAAATGGGAGAAACTTTTGTAATTCCTGAAGCTAAAGTAGAAGAAAACATCTTGTTTGTTCCCGGTACTGATGGTTCTAAAATGAGTAAATCGAAAGATAATACCATAAATATTTTTCAGACCGATAAAAAACTGAGAAAACAAATTATGGGAATTCAAACTGATAGTACTCCGCTTGAAGAACCTAAAAACCCAGATACCTGTAATGTTTTCAATATCTATAAATTATTAGGATCTGAAGAACAAAACGCAGATCTACGCCAAAAATATGAAGCTGGTGGTTTTGGTTATGGCCATGCAAAACAAGCTTTATTCGAATTGGTAAAAGAAACTTTTGCTGAACAGCGTGAAAAATATGAATATTACATCAACAATCTTGAAGAAATTGATAAAGCTTTGGCCATTGGGAAAGAAAAAGCAACAGCTGTGGCTAGTGATGTTTTAAAGCGTGTTCGCCAAAAATTAGGATATTAA
- a CDS encoding CoA transferase subunit A produces the protein MINKTVDNVAEALKGVHDGMTFMLGGFGLSGIPENAISELVRLNTKNLTCISNNAGVDDFGLGLLLQKKQIDKMVSSYVGENAEFERQMLSEELEVELIPQGTLAARCQAAQQGFPAIYTPAGYGTEVALGKETREFDGKMYVLEEAFKADFAFVKAWKGDKAGNLIFKGTARNFNPVMCGAAKVTVVEVEELVEPGELDPNFIHIPGIFVQRIFEGKNYEKRIEKRTVR, from the coding sequence ATGATTAATAAAACGGTAGATAATGTTGCTGAAGCTTTAAAGGGAGTTCATGATGGGATGACGTTTATGCTTGGGGGATTTGGATTAAGCGGAATTCCCGAGAATGCCATTTCAGAACTCGTTCGGTTGAATACTAAAAATCTAACCTGTATTTCCAACAATGCCGGTGTGGATGATTTTGGATTAGGACTTCTACTTCAGAAAAAACAAATCGATAAAATGGTGTCTTCTTACGTAGGCGAGAATGCTGAATTTGAACGACAAATGTTGAGTGAAGAGCTGGAAGTTGAATTAATCCCGCAGGGAACATTAGCAGCGAGATGCCAGGCAGCACAACAGGGATTTCCAGCAATTTATACTCCTGCTGGCTACGGAACTGAAGTCGCTTTGGGAAAAGAAACTCGGGAGTTCGATGGCAAAATGTACGTTTTAGAAGAAGCTTTTAAAGCCGATTTTGCCTTTGTAAAAGCTTGGAAAGGGGACAAGGCCGGCAATCTGATCTTTAAGGGAACAGCGCGTAATTTTAATCCCGTAATGTGCGGTGCCGCAAAAGTTACCGTCGTTGAGGTTGAAGAACTAGTAGAACCGGGAGAACTGGATCCTAATTTTATCCATATTCCGGGAATATTTGTACAACGAATTTTTGAAGGCAAAAACTACGAAAAACGAATTGAGAAAAGGACGGTGAGGTGA
- a CDS encoding penicillin-binding protein 1A has translation MAESRKKQTKPKQSNRKYIIGFWTLFSVGVLAVVFFFLLAGWGVFGKMPTFDELENPETNLATELISSDGKTLGKYYRENRTPIKYDNLPQHLVQALVATEDERFYKHSGIDARGTARAAIYMGSKGGASTITQQLAKQLFTDDFSTDNTFERVLQKMKEWVISTRLERQYTKEEIITMYLNKYDFLYQAVGVRSASRIYFDKEPIDLKIEESAVLVAMLKNSALYNPVRRPDLVEKRRNQVFVQMYKNGFLTEQEKDSLQQVAMKINFSPEGHDDGIATYFREYTRQFLSDWIEENPKPDGEKYNLYRDGLKVYTTIDSKMQEYAEDAVHRHLTKLQKEFDRQNQNNRSAPFRDIDQSMIDNIIKGSMRRSARYKKMKKEGKSEETIMASFDKPREMRVFSWKGDIDTTMTPRDSIRYYKSFFQSGLMSMDPTTGEVKAWVGGTNFKHFKYDHVKQGKRQVGSTFKPFVYATAIDQLKMSPCDTLPLNRFTIPAGKFGNIKDWSPRNSGSGDKYSGMMSLKEALANSVNTVTARVIDKTTPGNVINLITKLGIDTDNFPTGPAIALGTADISLYDMVGAYSTFANKGVRVKPVLITRIEDKNGTVLFQNVPETHDVMSAEAAYVTVNLMEGVTRYGSGARLRGTGREVRLDYKRAVTGYPYDFKNPIAGKTGTTQNQSDGWFMGMVPNLVTGVWVGAEDRAVHFPGITYGQGATMALPIWGMYMKSVYANEDLNISQDDFERPENLSITVDCDSYGKSNNADSGVIEELDF, from the coding sequence ATGGCTGAATCTCGTAAAAAGCAAACTAAACCTAAGCAGAGTAACCGCAAATACATCATTGGATTTTGGACACTTTTTAGTGTAGGAGTCCTAGCGGTTGTTTTTTTCTTTCTATTAGCTGGTTGGGGGGTATTTGGTAAAATGCCAACCTTTGATGAATTAGAAAATCCGGAAACCAATCTCGCTACCGAGCTTATTTCTTCAGACGGGAAAACACTTGGTAAATATTATCGCGAAAATCGTACTCCCATTAAATACGATAATCTTCCGCAACATTTAGTGCAAGCTTTGGTAGCTACAGAAGACGAACGTTTTTATAAACATTCTGGGATAGATGCCCGTGGTACTGCACGTGCAGCGATTTACATGGGATCTAAAGGTGGAGCGAGTACAATTACGCAGCAGTTGGCTAAGCAATTGTTTACCGATGATTTCTCTACAGATAATACATTTGAGCGTGTACTTCAGAAAATGAAAGAATGGGTAATCTCTACTCGTTTAGAGAGACAGTACACAAAAGAGGAAATTATCACAATGTATTTGAATAAATACGATTTCCTTTATCAGGCTGTTGGCGTACGATCTGCATCCAGAATCTATTTTGATAAAGAACCTATCGATTTGAAGATAGAGGAATCTGCTGTTTTGGTGGCAATGCTTAAAAATTCGGCACTGTACAATCCTGTTCGTCGTCCAGATTTGGTGGAGAAAAGAAGAAATCAGGTATTTGTTCAGATGTACAAAAATGGATTTTTAACCGAACAGGAAAAAGATTCTCTACAACAAGTAGCAATGAAAATTAATTTTTCTCCTGAAGGTCACGACGATGGTATTGCAACTTATTTTAGAGAATATACACGACAATTCTTATCAGATTGGATCGAGGAAAATCCTAAACCTGATGGTGAAAAATATAATTTATATCGAGATGGTTTAAAAGTCTATACTACTATCGATTCAAAAATGCAGGAATATGCAGAGGATGCAGTACATAGGCATTTAACTAAACTTCAGAAAGAGTTTGATCGCCAAAATCAAAACAACAGATCAGCTCCTTTTAGAGATATCGATCAGAGTATGATCGATAATATTATCAAGGGGTCTATGAGAAGATCTGCGAGATATAAAAAAATGAAAAAAGAAGGCAAATCTGAAGAAACCATCATGGCTTCTTTTGATAAACCTCGAGAGATGAGAGTCTTTTCCTGGAAAGGGGATATAGATACTACAATGACACCACGAGATTCCATTAGATATTATAAATCATTCTTTCAGTCTGGTTTAATGTCTATGGATCCAACCACGGGAGAAGTAAAAGCCTGGGTTGGCGGAACAAACTTTAAGCATTTTAAATACGATCACGTAAAACAAGGGAAACGTCAGGTAGGCTCTACCTTCAAACCTTTTGTTTATGCAACAGCGATCGATCAGTTAAAAATGTCTCCTTGTGATACCTTACCATTAAACAGGTTTACAATTCCGGCAGGAAAATTTGGAAATATTAAAGATTGGTCTCCGAGAAATTCAGGTAGTGGCGATAAATATTCAGGGATGATGAGCTTGAAGGAAGCACTGGCAAACTCTGTAAACACGGTTACCGCTAGAGTTATTGATAAGACTACTCCCGGGAATGTGATCAATTTAATTACAAAACTGGGAATTGATACCGATAATTTTCCAACAGGGCCGGCTATTGCTTTAGGAACTGCAGATATAAGTCTTTATGATATGGTGGGTGCTTATAGCACTTTCGCAAATAAAGGCGTTCGTGTTAAACCTGTTTTGATTACACGAATCGAAGATAAAAATGGAACCGTTTTATTCCAAAATGTTCCAGAAACGCATGATGTGATGAGTGCAGAAGCGGCTTATGTAACGGTTAACTTGATGGAAGGTGTAACTAGATATGGATCTGGAGCACGTTTGCGAGGAACAGGTAGAGAAGTTAGATTAGATTATAAGCGAGCGGTAACAGGTTATCCTTATGACTTTAAAAATCCTATTGCCGGAAAAACCGGAACTACACAAAATCAAAGTGATGGTTGGTTTATGGGAATGGTTCCAAATCTCGTAACCGGTGTTTGGGTAGGTGCTGAAGATCGTGCAGTACATTTTCCTGGGATAACTTACGGTCAGGGAGCTACGATGGCATTACCAATTTGGGGAATGTATATGAAGAGTGTTTATGCAAATGAAGATTTAAATATCTCTCAGGATGATTTTGAACGACCTGAAAATCTATCCATTACTGTAGATTGTGATTCTTACGGGAAATCTAACAACGCCGATAGCGGAGTAATAGAAGAATTAGATTTCTAA
- a CDS encoding ferredoxin gives MVVVTLQREKCIGCNYCVEMAPSEFQMSKKDGKTVLLHSKEKKGFYTLKSHDDSIFAECLQAQNACPVKIITTKKL, from the coding sequence ATGGTAGTGGTTACCTTACAAAGAGAAAAATGTATTGGCTGTAATTATTGTGTAGAAATGGCACCTTCAGAATTTCAGATGTCTAAGAAAGATGGCAAGACTGTTCTATTGCATTCTAAAGAAAAAAAAGGCTTTTATACGCTTAAATCTCACGATGATAGTATCTTTGCCGAATGTTTGCAGGCACAAAATGCCTGTCCGGTAAAAATAATTACCACTAAAAAACTGTAA
- a CDS encoding PSP1 domain-containing protein — protein sequence MACSSCSTGTDGKPKGCKSNGTCGTDSCNKLTVFDWLSNMSLPNGIEPFNCVEVRFKNGRKHFFKNTENLSLSMGDVVATEASPGHDVGMVSLTGELVRIQMKKKKVNPDSDEVLKIYRKATQKDIDIWEEVRSKEEKIKTRAREIAIRLNLSMKISDIEFQGDASKATFYYTADDRVDFRQLIKEFAREFNTRIEMRQIGLRQEAARLGGIGSCGRELCCSTWLTDFRSVSTSAARYQQLSLNPQKLAGQCGKLKCCLNYELDTYLECLKSFPKTDIKLYTKKGTAVCQKIDIFKGFLWYAYEGEWMTWHKLTAEQANKIIASNKKRESIGSLEEFEVVLQMEEEKPDFNNVVGQDSLTRFDKPQQGKKKRRNKKRRKKNNPSSSKNAK from the coding sequence ATGGCGTGTAGCAGTTGCTCTACCGGTACAGACGGTAAGCCTAAAGGATGTAAAAGTAACGGAACCTGCGGAACAGATAGTTGTAATAAACTTACGGTTTTTGACTGGCTCTCTAATATGTCCCTTCCAAACGGAATAGAACCTTTTAATTGTGTTGAAGTACGTTTTAAAAACGGAAGAAAACATTTCTTTAAAAATACCGAAAATCTTAGCCTAAGCATGGGCGATGTGGTAGCTACAGAAGCTTCGCCAGGTCACGATGTCGGGATGGTAAGTCTTACCGGAGAATTGGTAAGAATACAGATGAAGAAGAAAAAGGTAAATCCCGATAGCGATGAGGTATTAAAAATTTATCGCAAAGCCACCCAAAAAGATATTGATATTTGGGAAGAAGTTCGTTCCAAAGAAGAAAAAATTAAAACAAGAGCCAGAGAAATCGCCATTCGTTTAAATCTTAGTATGAAGATTAGCGATATCGAATTTCAGGGAGATGCTTCAAAAGCAACCTTTTATTATACAGCAGATGATCGTGTAGATTTTCGCCAGTTAATAAAAGAGTTTGCACGAGAATTTAATACTCGTATCGAAATGCGCCAAATTGGTCTTCGCCAGGAAGCTGCAAGACTTGGGGGGATTGGATCTTGCGGGCGTGAGTTATGTTGTTCTACCTGGTTAACAGATTTTAGATCTGTAAGTACCAGCGCAGCGCGCTATCAACAGCTATCTTTAAATCCGCAAAAACTAGCTGGGCAGTGTGGGAAACTAAAATGTTGCCTAAATTATGAGTTAGATACCTACTTGGAATGTCTTAAATCTTTCCCGAAAACAGATATTAAACTTTATACCAAAAAGGGAACAGCCGTATGCCAAAAAATAGATATTTTTAAAGGCTTTCTTTGGTATGCTTATGAAGGTGAATGGATGACGTGGCATAAACTAACCGCAGAGCAGGCAAATAAAATAATTGCTTCTAATAAGAAAAGAGAAAGTATAGGCAGTCTTGAAGAGTTTGAAGTTGTGCTTCAGATGGAAGAAGAAAAGCCAGACTTTAATAATGTGGTTGGACAAGATAGTTTAACAAGATTTGATAAACCACAACAAGGCAAAAAGAAACGTAGAAATAAAAAAAGAAGAAAGAAAAATAACCCATCTTCCTCAAAGAATGCGAAGTAA
- a CDS encoding RNA polymerase sigma factor, producing MTLEKLIKRCKKKDIKAQEELYRLYSGKMFGLCLKYSDSYQQAEDNLQDGFMTIFDKIGQYNNLGSFEGWMKRIVINTALQKHRKEKLYSIANENQIEEATVEYEESSLPLDFLLKIVQQLPQRYREVFNLYVLDGYSHKEIANMLNISEGTSKSNLSRARHILKDNIEKSQINSSAKTL from the coding sequence TTGACGCTAGAAAAGCTCATAAAAAGATGTAAAAAAAAGGATATTAAAGCACAGGAAGAACTTTACCGATTATACTCCGGGAAGATGTTCGGCTTATGTTTAAAATATTCTGATAGCTACCAGCAGGCCGAAGATAATCTGCAGGATGGCTTTATGACCATATTCGACAAAATTGGTCAATACAATAATTTAGGATCATTTGAAGGTTGGATGAAAAGAATTGTAATAAATACCGCTTTACAAAAGCACAGAAAAGAAAAATTATATAGTATAGCAAACGAAAATCAAATAGAAGAAGCTACAGTAGAATATGAAGAATCTTCTTTGCCTTTAGATTTTTTATTAAAAATCGTACAGCAATTACCGCAACGTTATCGCGAAGTATTTAACCTATATGTTTTAGATGGTTATTCCCACAAAGAAATTGCGAATATGCTGAATATTTCTGAAGGTACTTCTAAATCTAATCTATCAAGAGCCCGACATATATTGAAAGATAATATCGAGAAAAGTCAAATTAATTCTTCTGCAAAAACCCTATGA
- a CDS encoding peptidase U32 family protein yields the protein MTSTGKIELMAPAGNFESLQAALDNGADSVYFGVEQLNMRARASINFTLDDLPEIAKRCINKGVRTYLTLNTIVYDHDLSIVKTLLDKAKAASITAVIAMDQAVIAYARQIGMEVHISTQINITNIETVKFYAMFADTMVLSRELSLRQVKKICDQIEKEEVKGPSGNLVEIEIFGHGALCMAVSGKCYLSLHSHNSSANRGACKQNCRKKYTVIDQESGFEVELDNEYMMSPKDLCTLDFLDQVIDAGAKVLKIEGRGRAPEYVAKVIKTYREAIDAYYAEEFTKEKVAAWMEELKKVYNRGFWSGYYLGQKLGQWSDGSGSHATQKKVYVGKGMHYFPKANIGEFKIEAYDIKLGDTLLITGPTTGAQEIELSEMMVNDQTLETASKGDSCTIKLPFRIRNSDKLYKIVKA from the coding sequence ATGACGAGTACAGGAAAGATAGAACTTATGGCCCCCGCGGGCAATTTTGAGTCTTTACAGGCGGCATTAGATAATGGAGCCGACTCCGTTTATTTTGGTGTAGAACAGCTTAATATGCGGGCAAGAGCAAGTATAAATTTTACATTAGACGATCTGCCAGAAATAGCAAAGCGTTGCATAAATAAAGGCGTTAGAACTTATCTAACTCTCAATACAATAGTTTACGATCATGATCTTTCTATTGTAAAAACCTTATTGGATAAAGCCAAAGCTGCATCGATCACCGCGGTAATAGCGATGGATCAGGCGGTGATTGCTTATGCAAGACAAATAGGTATGGAAGTTCATATTTCTACACAGATCAATATTACCAACATCGAAACTGTTAAGTTTTACGCGATGTTTGCAGATACCATGGTCTTGAGTAGAGAACTGAGCTTGCGACAGGTTAAAAAGATCTGCGACCAGATAGAAAAAGAAGAAGTAAAAGGTCCTTCTGGAAATTTAGTTGAAATAGAAATTTTTGGACATGGTGCACTTTGTATGGCAGTTTCAGGTAAATGTTATTTGAGCTTACATTCACATAACTCTTCGGCGAATCGAGGAGCCTGTAAACAAAATTGCAGAAAAAAATATACAGTGATCGATCAGGAAAGTGGTTTTGAGGTCGAGTTGGATAATGAATACATGATGTCTCCAAAAGATCTTTGTACTTTAGATTTTCTAGATCAGGTGATCGATGCCGGTGCAAAAGTATTAAAGATTGAAGGTCGTGGCCGTGCGCCAGAGTATGTAGCAAAAGTTATAAAAACCTACCGCGAAGCTATTGATGCTTATTATGCTGAAGAATTTACCAAAGAAAAGGTAGCGGCCTGGATGGAAGAACTTAAAAAAGTCTACAATCGTGGATTTTGGAGTGGTTATTATTTAGGTCAAAAATTAGGGCAGTGGAGTGATGGCTCTGGTTCTCATGCCACACAAAAGAAAGTTTATGTTGGTAAAGGAATGCATTACTTTCCTAAAGCTAATATTGGTGAATTTAAGATTGAAGCTTACGATATAAAATTAGGAGATACACTTTTAATTACAGGGCCCACCACAGGTGCGCAAGAAATAGAACTTTCTGAAATGATGGTGAACGATCAAACTTTAGAAACTGCTTCAAAAGGAGATTCTTGTACAATAAAATTACCATTCAGAATTAGAAATTCAGACAAACTGTATAAAATAGTAAAAGCCTAA